The following nucleotide sequence is from Drosophila simulans strain w501 chromosome 3L, Prin_Dsim_3.1, whole genome shotgun sequence.
TTCAGCCACATACACAAATACCTACACCTACACTGATACGGACACACCCACACAGTGACAAACTTACCGTTTTTGAAAAAAGGCATGTCGCCAAGAAAAACATACACCCGCTGCCGACCGACGATCCTGGGGATTTAGATAGTCGAATATGTGACTTAGTGCCACCGATGGTATTGTGTGCCATTCTGGTTGGCGTTGGCTAAAATTCATTACTcgatttaaatgttaattgcGTTTCAAACAATGAAAAGTTGCAAGTGCAGCCGAGTACGCTGcacaatttaaaatgccaaattaGAGTGACCGTCACACGAGGTCGCAAATATGCCAAGACcaagaaaacaaatatgaaTGCAAGCACAATTTTATCTAAAGCATATACGTATGAAATAAAacttcaattaaaaatcaatctGTGCACTTAAATTAGGTCTACCCATTTTAAGTAAGCGGagataattattaatttagaaatttcaaaatgattaaaaaagcaaaggaaatATAAGTGTTGCTGTCGTATAAAACCAAATcattttttgcttatttgtaTACTGAACTGTATGTAATGAATGcatacattttgttgttgttctcttATCAATGATTAAATgatttcaaattaataactGCATTTCAATGTTTCCTAATTTCGGATAGCAAAAAAATGCATCGTTGGTTAAGGGTTAATGGAACTACAATGCGTTGCTACGGCCACACTGATTGAAGCCGTGTTATGGTAACAATCAGCTGTTCATAATGATAACAACTCGCACTGCTGATTCTATATAGTTGTTTACGTTGATTATTggtattatattaattaaaaatgtcagCTTTGCTTCTTTTGCGAACCTGTCGAAGTCCAACAATTGCTGGCATCTACAAATACACATACCAAGGAACAACTGTTGCGAATCACACATGCAATCATCGTCTGGCGTCCACAGAAGCGGCTGCCGCGAGTGTCCAACTGGCAAATGCCAGTGGATTGGTGGGATATTGGCAGACCTTGTCCAACAGCACGCCGGTGGCCTATATGCAGGATGTCCTCATTAAGATCCACGACTACAGCGGCCTGCCCTGGTGGGCGTCCATCGTGCTGTCCACTGTCCTTTTCCGGAGCGTGGCCACCCTGCCTTTGACCATTTATCAGCACAAAATCACCGCCAGAATCGAGAAGATAGCGCTGGAAATGCCGGTCATCGTGGAGGAACTGAAAAAAGAGGCAGCCATGGCCAAGCACAAGTTCAAGTGGAGCGAAAAGCAGACTCAGATTGTTTATCGGCGTTCGGTTtgttcaaattaaaatgtttgcgaGACATGAGGAGTCATACCAATTATCTTACAGATCAAGAAGCAGTGGCAGAACCTTATAGTTCGGGATAACTGCCATCCCATGAAGACCATGATTGTGCTATGGGGTCAGATTCCCCTGTGGATCTTCCAATCCGTGGCTCTACGCAATCTAGTGTACATGCTGCCGGATCCCACGTCCATTCAAGCTCAAATCGTGACCACCGAAATGACCGTTGGCGGATTTGGTTGGATACCAAACCTCACGGTGGTAGACAACTCCTATATCCTGCCTGTAGCATTAGGTCTCATCAACTTGGCCATCATTGAAGTGCAAGCCATGTCCAGAACTCGTCCTTCCACTCGCTTGCAGAACATCGCCAACAATGTGTTCCGTGGATTGAGTGTTGTGATGGTTCCAGTAGCCTGTACAGTGCCTTCAGCTATATGTGTATACTGGGTAGCTTCCAGCAGTTTTGGCCTTGCTCAAAATCTGCTCATCCTCTCGCCGGAAGTGCGACGATCTGTGGGAATTCCCAAAACACAAACCGAACTCAGTGAGCCGTACGATCTGCTCTGGCTAAAAATACAGCAGAGGCTAAAACTTGTCGAGAGGCCACCGGCTGATAAGCCGGCAGCCGAATGATCTAGTCTCGTAGTAATAATCACCTAGTCTAATTTGGGCATGACGTTTAGTTTGTTTTCGGGtgacatatgtatataaatatagacaACCCTTAAATGCGACTGCGCCACTGTaattcatcatcatcattcttAAGCTCCAACATCTCGGATTCCTAGAAGTAAATAAATGAGTGAAAAACcccaaaagaaatgcaaacaaaacaaggcgATAAGACAGCAAAAAGGTCTTGAGATTACAAGCCCTGATAGTGTGGTCCACTCAATTGGTTTGGCGACAAACGAGAGCATCTATCAGCGGCGGCAGAGATAGAGATTCATCCCGAGtccaattgaattgaaatgcgATCTGGGTGTGGGTCAGTCGAGCCTGGAAGTCGGACGGGATCACAACGAAGATTTTAAAGCGCGAAAAAAACAATTGTGTAGTTGTTATCAGCATCGGTGCattataagaaatatttaaattcaaatactTGTAAAGCGGAAACGTAAAATGATGGCCAAGTGGCTCCTTGGCCTTTGGCTGGCGATCCTGCTAGTGGATGTTAGTGTAGaaagtttattaataatttcagTTTGTGCTTTTTAAAGGATAATATGTACAaagattataaattatttaaatttttttaagattttagtGAAACTAAAAATGTTGCTTAAAGTTAAAGTAAAGActgtaattttaattgaacttaATTACAAGCTATTAGCTAAATATTGCCTCTAATTACTACGGTTGttcaataatatttcataattgcGCTTTTGACAGCGACCCGGGGCTAAAGCTTATCGATCAGGCAGTGGCTACCACAGCGAACAGTCGGGACCAGTTGGCTTATCAGCAGCAGGGAACGCACACTCGAGTTACGGAGCCGACCAGCAGCATCCTATTTACCATCGGGATTCCGCGTGCCCGCCGCATTTTACGGGTCTGGTTGCATATCCCCACGA
It contains:
- the LOC27207386 gene encoding cytochrome c oxidase assembly protein COX18, mitochondrial, translating into MSALLLLRTCRSPTIAGIYKYTYQGTTVANHTCNHRLASTEAAAASVQLANASGLVGYWQTLSNSTPVAYMQDVLIKIHDYSGLPWWASIVLSTVLFRSVATLPLTIYQHKITARIEKIALEMPVIVEELKKEAAMAKHKFKWSEKQTQIVYRRSIKKQWQNLIVRDNCHPMKTMIVLWGQIPLWIFQSVALRNLVYMLPDPTSIQAQIVTTEMTVGGFGWIPNLTVVDNSYILPVALGLINLAIIEVQAMSRTRPSTRLQNIANNVFRGLSVVMVPVACTVPSAICVYWVASSSFGLAQNLLILSPEVRRSVGIPKTQTELSEPYDLLWLKIQQRLKLVERPPADKPAAE